The Bacteroidia bacterium genome contains the following window.
CGACGCTCATTTATTAAAGCAAGTGGAATTTTGGGGGTAGCCTCCTTATTTCCTTTGGGAAAAGTTTTTGCAGGAACAAGTCAACTAAGCAATGCGGCAAGTTGCACCTTAATTCCGGTTGAAACAGCCGGACCTTTTCCATTGGATTTAACAGAGAACACTACTTTTTTCAGACAGGATATCCGAGAAAGTAAAACCGGAATTCAACTGAATCTTAAAATAAAAATCATAGGAAACGAGAATTGTCTTCCGATGGAAAATGTAAGGGTTAATATTTGGCATTGCGATAAAGATGGATTGTATTCAGGATATAGTCAAACGAACAATCCGGGCCAATCGGGGCTTACCTACCTGAGGGGATATCAGTTTACAGATTCAAACGGAGAAGTTGAATTTGTGACCATTTTTCCTGGGTGGTATAATGGAAGAATTTGCCATATTCATTTTCAGGCTTATGTTAATAGTAGCTATGCTGCTATTTCACAATTAACCTTTCCAATAGAAACCAAGCAGGCAATTTATTCTGATAACTCCTCTGTATATACCAATGGAACAGACCCGATGTCTATTAGTTCGGATAATGTATTTTCAGATGGTTATAGTTTTCAAATGGCCAGCTTAACGGCCAATGCATCAACAGGCGGATATGATGCCTATTTGGAAGTTACTATAGAAGGAAGTGGTATTACCGGAATTGGTCATTTGGAAAAGGAAAATGCCAAGAATTTTAGTTTGGGACAAAACTATCCCAATCCATTTGAAAATGAAACAACCATTCCAATAAGTCTGCAATTGCCATCGGATGTAAAATTAGATTTGTTTGATCTCCAGGGAAGAAAAGTTTGGAGCCAAATGCAGAATAACCTTTCAAGTGGTAATCATAAATTTGAAATAAATCTGAATAATTTAGGCTTGACAAAAGCCAATTATGCTTATCAGCTTACTGTAAAAAATGCAAATGGCACATTTATAGGAAGCAAGCTGATGACGGCTGCGAAATAAGGCAAATTGTTTTACTAACAAAGTTGAATTCCAAAATCCAGCAAGAGGCCGGTGGCTTGTGGCATACTAAATTTAGCCTTTTTAATAGAATTGGTTAGCGGATGAATGCGATAAGAATGAGCTTCTCTGAAATCAGCCTCTTGCAACTGGGTTTGGTCAAAAACGGCTTGGGATAAGTCTGATCCGCTAAAGTTGGCTAAGCTTAAATCGGCTTCGGTAAAATCAACTTCATGGAGCTGGGAATGGAGGAAAGAAGTTCCTTTTAATTTAAGCTTATAAAAACAGGAAAGTTGCAGGTTGCAATGGGTAAAACTTAACTCCAGCAAGAAGGGGTTACATGATTCGAAATGCAAACCAAGAAGCTTGCAGGTATGGAACCGAACATTCTTAAATCCGGTTTGAATTAATTTTGCCCCACTCAGGTTACAACCCTGAAAATCGCAATCAATGAATTGAATGTTTGACAAGTTGAGTCCTTCGAAACGGCAATTGGTAAAAGTACAAGACTCGTATTCTTTGTCCAGCTCAGCTTGAGTAAATTCGTGGTTGGAAAAGGATTGATTATACATGGAATTTAATGCTGACCGGTGACGGAAAGAACCTTTTTCAGCACTTTTTCCGGAAGATTTACGTAGAGGTTTTGCATGCTTAATTCGATGGCTTTATACTCGTTTAATTGTTTCTCGCCCAATGGCTTAGATTTAAGAATACAGGTAATAAAGTACAGACAAATGCGGTAGAAAGAGAGGTAATTTTTATGTCGCTTGGTTTCCGGATTGGCCATAATGGTTTTGATGTTCCGGATGCAGAGGTGCTCAGCAAACTCAAAATCTTCTTTCAGGAAAAAGTACATCAATTCCAACATTTTTATTTGGAATTCGAAGGGGTGATAAGTAGCTGTTTCGTTGATTTCGCGAGATAAATTAATGAAATGAATCGCCTCTTTCAGTTGTCCGGTGCTGAGGTAAAGTTTGGCATAACTCATTGCTCCGCGGGTAGCATGAATATCCAACTTCTGTTGAATGGGTTCATCAAAATAGGTTTGCAGGGTTTGTTCGGCGCTTGTGTAATTCTCTTTGAGGATGTTAACCAGTACAAACTGTTCGCAATGGTAGAAAAACCCATACATTTCAGGTTCAAGTTTTTGTGAAAAAACTTTTTGGTAAATACTATAGCTTTGGTCGATTTGGCAGTTAAAAAACAGGATATCGGCATAAAGCAACTCCAGAAACTTGCCAATATTGATAGGGTAGAACCAGGCAATTTGGTCTTTTAGTTCGATTGCCTTTAGCAGAAACTCTTGTGCTTTGGATGGATTCGGTTCAAGATAGAGGAAGTAGCTGCACAAACTACGATAGGTATAGTATTGGGCTAAATGAAAATTGGTTGACTGCAGTTCGGCTTCCTTTTTAAGGAGGAAATCCAGACTAAGTTTTAAACGTGCTTTTTTATTCTTTTTCGCCGATAAACGGTTGATATCCGAAAACAATAAATGACATTCCACATAGTTAGTCCAGGCGGCAGAAGGTTGTTCAAGCGCCGCTAAATAGCGCTGTCCGATATACTGAGTTAGTTCTTCATCGTAACTGGCAAATGGCAAATCGATGAGTTGATGAAAAAGAGTTAGATAGTATTTGGCTAGTTCTTCCGATGGTTGGGCCTCTTTTAATGATTTTTCGTGTTGCCAAACTTCGTGGGTAAACAAACCGGGTAGGTTACGTTGTTTCAAAAAGAGCAAAAAGGGAAGTCCGCCATCAGGAAACAACACATCAAACGACTTTTTTAGCAGTACCGAACAGACTTTATTAAAATGGCTTTCGCTTAATTCAAGTTTAGCCAAAACTTTAGAATTAAGCAAGAAATCTTGGCCCAAACGGGAATGGATATAATCAAACACCTTCTTTTCTTTGCCTATTTTGCGAAGATGCATAACCTGTTCCATTTCCTTTGGCTGTAAGGCTTCGAGGAATGCTTTGAGTTGAGACACGACCTAAGTGACTGCTGTTTTCTAAAAAAGCTAAATTATTACTAAATTCGTTGGAAATACATGACCAACGTGTTATTGGAAAAAAATTAAATTGGTTTAGAAGCTCGGAGTTGTGAATTGCACCACTAAAAGCAAGCAATTGAACCCTTAGTGTAGGAAAGTTAAAAAAAAGCTATTTTAGGTAAGAATTGGGCGCAAAAAATTGTCACTTTTGACCTTCATTTCCTTGACCCCTTTCGGATGAAGTCATTTTTTACCCAATGTATTGGAATTATCCTGTTTTCTTTCTTTTTTAGCATGGTAAATGCTCAGGAATCTCCGGAGAAGAAAATAGATTTAGGCGAACTGCATGGTAATTTTCAATGCGACATGCAGTTGTATAATCCGGATTCGGCAATTGGAGCACCACCGGTACCTGAAAAATTTAGAGGAAATGTTTTCGGTAACTTTATTTATACCAGGAAATTAGGTCCTGGAAATTTTATTGCCGGAGTAAGATACGAAGCCTATTTGCCTGCCTTGCAAGGTTTCGATCAACGATACAAAGGGGTTGGATTGCCTTACCGGTTTATTCAATACCAATGGGAAGGTTTGGATGTAACAGTCGGAAATTTTTACGATCAGTTTGGAAGCGGAATGGTGTTCAGGGCTTTTGAAGATCGCAATTTGGGTTACGACAACTCCCTGGATGGATTAAGACTTAAATATACCTTATTCAAAGGAATACACCTTAAAGGAATTATTGGATTGCAACGCTTTTTTATGACCAAGGGTCCGGGAATTGTTCGGGGATTTGATGGAGAAATAGATTTTAATGAAACGTTTAAGTTTATGAATAACTCCAAGTTTCACCTAAGCCTGGGAGGTAGTTTTGTAAGCAAGTACCAAAGCGACCAAGATCCCGTTTATAAATTACCTGAAAATGTTGGAATGTACGGATTGCGAGCCAATATTCAATACGGAGGTTTTACTCTTAGTGGAGAATATGCCCACAAAGTAAATGACCCATCCACCGCCAACAACTTTATTTACCGAAAGGGTGAGGCCTTGTTAATTAATGCCGGGTTTTCAGTGAAAAATTTTGGCATCGCTATCAGCGCTAAACGCGTCGATAACATGAATTTTCGCAGCGATCGAACCGCCACCGCCAACAATCTTAGCATTAACTTTTTGCCCGCCTTAACCCGCCAGCATACTTATAATTTGGCAGCAACCATTTACCCATATGCTACTCAACCTAATGGAGAAATGGCTGGACAAATTGATATTAATTATTCATTTCCTCGTGGAAGTGTTTTAGGAGGAAAGTATGGAACCACTTTGTTGGTAAACTATTCCATAGTTAATGGTTTGGATACAGTTCAACGCAACGATGGATACGGCTACGATAGCAGGTTCTTCAGTATTGGCCGTAAACCATATTGGCACGATCTGAATGTGCAGTTGGATAAAAAAGTTTCAAAGGAGTTTAAGTTTTCTTTGATGTACATGAACTTCCTGTACGACAAGGATGTAGTTCAAGGCTTGGCCGGTTATGGGGTTATTACCGGTCATATCGGGGTGGTGGATATGACCTTGAGATTGCCCAAACAAAACACCCTGCATTGGGAGTTGCAAGGTTTGTTTGCAGATAAGCAAAAGGATTTCGGACATTGGGTAACAGGATTAATAGAATTTAACTACCACTCTAAATTTTTTGTAGCAGTACAAGACCAATGGAATGCCGGAAACAAAGATGCAGACAAACGAATTCATTACCTAACCGGCAGTCTTGGTTATACCCTTAAAACAACACGAATTACCTTAACCTACGGTAGGCAAAGAGCAGGTATTTTTTGTGTAGGAGGAGTTTGCAGAACAGTACCTGCCTCCAATGGATTAAGTTTATCAATAACAAGCAATTTTTAAGAAGGAATTCCTAACTTTACTTTTAAATCCAAGTTATGGGAACCACCAAAAAACCCTATCCATTCCAAACCATATTAACCGCCATTGCCTATAGTCCCAGGCTGGAAGCTAACCTAAATGAAGCTGCCCGTTTTTGCAAGTTGCTCGGGGCCAAATGGATATTAGTACATGCCGGTGAAAAGACTTCGGAAAAGGAATCCAAGCTTCAGTCTATATTGGAAAGAATCCCCACAGCCATCACACCGGAAGTAATCTGGGTAGATGGAAACCCGGTGGAAGTGATGCTGGAATGTGTTGAGAAATACAAAGTAGATTTGGTAATTGCCGGAGCATTGCAGCGGGAAAACTTGCTAAAGTTTTATGTTGGCAGTATTTCTCGTGAAATTTGTAGAAAATGCCCTTGTTCTGTATTGCTGCTAACCGAGCCTAAAGCTGAAAACAATCCACTTCATAAA
Protein-coding sequences here:
- a CDS encoding T9SS type A sorting domain-containing protein, giving the protein RRSFIKASGILGVASLFPLGKVFAGTSQLSNAASCTLIPVETAGPFPLDLTENTTFFRQDIRESKTGIQLNLKIKIIGNENCLPMENVRVNIWHCDKDGLYSGYSQTNNPGQSGLTYLRGYQFTDSNGEVEFVTIFPGWYNGRICHIHFQAYVNSSYAAISQLTFPIETKQAIYSDNSSVYTNGTDPMSISSDNVFSDGYSFQMASLTANASTGGYDAYLEVTIEGSGITGIGHLEKENAKNFSLGQNYPNPFENETTIPISLQLPSDVKLDLFDLQGRKVWSQMQNNLSSGNHKFEINLNNLGLTKANYAYQLTVKNANGTFIGSKLMTAAK
- a CDS encoding pentapeptide repeat-containing protein produces the protein MYNQSFSNHEFTQAELDKEYESCTFTNCRFEGLNLSNIQFIDCDFQGCNLSGAKLIQTGFKNVRFHTCKLLGLHFESCNPFLLELSFTHCNLQLSCFYKLKLKGTSFLHSQLHEVDFTEADLSLANFSGSDLSQAVFDQTQLQEADFREAHSYRIHPLTNSIKKAKFSMPQATGLLLDFGIQLC